The Winogradskyella schleiferi genome has a window encoding:
- a CDS encoding ribonuclease H1 domain-containing protein encodes MSKKKKKKYYTVWKGHKTGVFEKWDDCKAQIKGFDGAQYKSFSTFETAKKALKGNYFDYAGKNKSFTSGLSEAELKKIGQPNFNSISVDAASSGNPGIMEYRGVDTKTKKQLFIQGPFEQGTNNIGEFLALVHGLAFLKNHNSDRIMYTDSRTAMSWVRKKTCNSKLERNAKNKPVYDLVDRAVQWLKTNDYSTTIVKWETKAWGEIPADFGRK; translated from the coding sequence GTGTCAAAAAAAAAGAAAAAAAAATATTACACCGTATGGAAAGGCCATAAAACAGGAGTTTTTGAAAAGTGGGACGACTGCAAAGCCCAAATCAAAGGTTTTGATGGTGCACAGTATAAATCGTTTTCAACTTTTGAAACCGCAAAAAAAGCACTAAAAGGAAATTATTTTGACTACGCTGGAAAAAACAAATCATTTACCAGCGGACTTTCCGAAGCAGAACTTAAAAAAATAGGACAACCCAACTTCAACTCTATTTCTGTTGATGCAGCTTCGAGTGGCAATCCTGGTATCATGGAATACAGAGGTGTGGATACCAAAACTAAAAAGCAACTTTTCATTCAAGGACCCTTTGAACAAGGCACCAATAATATAGGCGAATTTTTAGCTTTGGTTCACGGCCTAGCTTTTTTAAAAAATCACAATAGCGACCGTATTATGTACACAGATTCTAGAACCGCTATGAGTTGGGTGCGGAAAAAAACATGTAATTCTAAGCTAGAACGTAATGCTAAAAACAAACCTGTTTACGATTTGGTAGATCGTGCTGTACAATGGTTAAAGACTAATGACTATTCCACAACAATTGTAAAATGGGAAACTAAGGCTTGGGGAGAAATACCTGCTGATTTTGGGAGGAAGTAA
- a CDS encoding PfkB family carbohydrate kinase: MSKLVIVGTVAFDAIETPFGKTDKILGGAGTFIGLAASNFNVDAAVVSVVGGDFPQKYLDLMSDRKIDVSGIEIVKEGKTFFWSGKYHNDMNSRDTLATELNVLADFEPVVPKNYKDAEVVMLGNLHPSTQMSVLNQMSKKPKLVILDTMNFWMDCALEDLHNTIKHIDVITINDEEARQLTGEYSLVVAARKIHDMGPKYVVIKKGEHGALLFHDDNVFYAPALPLEEVFDPTGAGDTFAGGFAGYLAKTGDFSFESMKTAVIYGSTLASFCVEKFGTERMQNLTDKEIYKRLDQFKSLTQFDIELN; the protein is encoded by the coding sequence ATGAGTAAATTAGTGATTGTTGGTACGGTAGCTTTTGATGCTATTGAAACCCCTTTTGGGAAAACAGACAAAATCCTTGGAGGGGCTGGCACCTTTATAGGTTTAGCAGCTTCAAATTTTAATGTAGATGCTGCAGTTGTTTCTGTAGTTGGAGGCGATTTTCCACAAAAATATTTAGACTTAATGTCTGATAGAAAAATTGATGTCTCTGGTATCGAAATCGTAAAGGAAGGAAAAACGTTTTTTTGGAGCGGGAAATACCATAACGATATGAATTCTCGCGATACCTTGGCCACGGAACTAAATGTACTCGCTGATTTTGAACCTGTAGTGCCCAAAAACTACAAAGATGCCGAAGTGGTCATGTTAGGTAATTTGCATCCAAGTACACAAATGAGTGTGTTAAACCAAATGTCTAAAAAACCAAAATTGGTCATTTTAGATACTATGAACTTTTGGATGGATTGTGCCTTAGAAGATTTACACAACACAATTAAGCATATTGACGTTATCACTATAAATGATGAAGAAGCTAGACAATTAACCGGTGAATATTCACTGGTCGTTGCAGCTAGAAAGATTCATGATATGGGACCAAAATATGTAGTAATCAAAAAAGGTGAACATGGCGCTTTATTGTTTCATGATGATAATGTATTTTACGCTCCTGCCCTTCCGTTAGAAGAAGTCTTTGATCCAACTGGAGCTGGTGATACATTCGCTGGTGGCTTTGCTGGTTATTTGGCAAAAACAGGCGATTTTTCTTTTGAAAGCATGAAAACAGCCGTCATCTATGGTTCAACACTTGCATCCTTCTGCGTTGAAAAGTTTGGAACTGAGCGCATGCAAAACTTAACAGATAAAGAAATTTATAAACGATTAGACCAATTTAAGAGTCTAACACAATTTGATATCGAATTAAATTAA
- a CDS encoding CYTH domain-containing protein produces the protein MPFNNLFLMYMAIEIERKYLVKSKAFKKEAFKSYTIKQGFLNTHKERTVRVRLKEDSSYLTIKGKSTVNGLSRFEWEKEITKNDAEHLLKLCEEGIIEKTRYEVKYGNHTFEVDEFFGANQGLIIAEIELNSESEHFEKPKWLGKEVTGETRYYNSQLSKNPFKDW, from the coding sequence ATGCCTTTTAATAATTTATTTTTAATGTATATGGCGATAGAAATTGAACGAAAATATTTAGTGAAATCAAAAGCTTTTAAAAAAGAGGCGTTTAAAAGTTATACTATAAAACAAGGGTTTTTAAATACCCATAAAGAACGAACCGTACGTGTAAGGTTGAAAGAAGATAGTAGTTATTTAACCATTAAAGGAAAATCTACAGTTAACGGATTATCCCGTTTTGAATGGGAGAAAGAGATTACTAAAAATGATGCAGAACATCTCTTAAAACTTTGCGAAGAAGGTATTATTGAAAAAACACGCTATGAAGTAAAGTACGGAAACCACACGTTTGAAGTTGATGAATTCTTTGGTGCTAATCAAGGTTTAATCATTGCAGAAATTGAATTAAATTCTGAAAGTGAACATTTTGAGAAACCGAAATGGTTGGGTAAGGAGGTTACAGGAGAGACTAGATACTATAATTCTCAGCTGAGTAAAAATCCTTTTAAGGATTGGTAA
- the dinB gene encoding DNA polymerase IV, giving the protein MLNDFPIRKIIHVDMDAFYASVAQMDNPELRGKAIAVGGGGTRGVISAASYEARKFGVKSAMSGRLAIKLCPELIFVKTDFDRYKTISNQVRKIFHDYTDLVEPLSLDEAYLDVTENKIGLPSATILAQKIRARIYDEVGLTASAGISINKFIAKVASDYNKPNGQKTVNPEDVLQFLEDLDIRKFYGVGKVTAEKMYQKGIFTGKDLKAKSFEYLDENFGKSGRYYYDVVRGIHNSEVKPNRIRKSLAAERTFSENLSSEIFMLEKLEHIAEEVSRRLTKSKVSGKTITLKIKYSDFTLQTRSKTLPYFVGEKAIILETAKDLLYQDILNNSVRLLGISLSNLNTDSKKIKNEEKEAVSVQLKFEF; this is encoded by the coding sequence ATGCTTAACGATTTTCCTATAAGAAAGATAATTCATGTAGATATGGATGCCTTTTATGCGTCTGTAGCACAAATGGATAATCCTGAACTTAGAGGTAAAGCCATAGCTGTTGGCGGCGGAGGCACAAGAGGTGTCATAAGTGCAGCAAGTTATGAAGCCCGAAAATTTGGAGTTAAAAGCGCCATGTCTGGGCGATTGGCTATAAAATTATGCCCTGAACTTATTTTCGTTAAAACCGATTTTGATCGTTATAAAACGATTTCTAACCAAGTCCGTAAAATTTTTCACGATTATACCGATTTGGTTGAGCCATTATCCTTAGACGAAGCTTATTTGGATGTAACGGAAAACAAAATAGGCTTGCCTAGTGCCACTATTCTGGCACAAAAGATAAGAGCCAGGATTTACGATGAAGTTGGCTTAACGGCTTCCGCAGGTATCTCCATTAACAAGTTTATTGCAAAAGTAGCCAGTGATTATAACAAACCCAATGGGCAAAAAACGGTTAATCCAGAAGATGTTCTCCAATTTTTAGAAGATTTGGACATTCGTAAATTTTATGGAGTAGGTAAAGTTACTGCCGAAAAAATGTATCAAAAAGGCATTTTTACTGGTAAAGATTTAAAGGCTAAAAGTTTTGAATATCTTGACGAAAATTTCGGAAAATCAGGTCGCTATTATTATGATGTCGTAAGAGGTATTCATAACAGTGAAGTAAAACCCAATCGCATTCGTAAATCGTTAGCTGCAGAACGTACGTTTAGTGAAAATCTGTCCTCAGAAATTTTTATGCTAGAAAAACTAGAGCATATAGCAGAAGAAGTCTCAAGACGTTTAACTAAAAGTAAAGTATCTGGAAAAACCATTACCCTTAAAATAAAATATAGCGACTTCACCTTACAAACCCGAAGCAAAACCCTACCCTATTTTGTAGGTGAAAAAGCCATTATCCTTGAAACTGCAAAAGATTTATTGTACCAAGACATACTGAATAATTCGGTTAGACTATTAGGAATTTCGTTATCTAATTTGAATACAGATTCTAAAAAAATTAAAAACGAGGAAAAAGAAGCTGTTAGTGTACAGTTAAAGTTTGAGTTTTGA
- the pyk gene encoding pyruvate kinase, translating to MMSNKKTKIVATLGPATSTKEVLKAMLDEGANVFRINFSHADYAAVEERIKMIRELNEEFGYNASILGDLQGPKLRVGTMKGEVIVNEGDEIIFATGKRFEGTKERVYMTYDKFPQDAQPGERILLDDGKLIFEVVSTDKKSEVKARVIQGGPLKSKKGVNLPNTNISQPALTEKDVEDAIFACKQKVDWIALSFVRHAEDLMELEQLISEHSDHKIPIIAKIEKPEAVENIDKIVAYCDGLMVARGDLGVEIPAEEVPLIQKQLVLRAKRARIPVIIATQMMETMITSLTPTRAEVNDVANSVMDGADAVMLSGETSVGQYPVQVIRQMANIIRSVEDSPLIEVPQSPPHIRTKRYITKAICYHAANMANEINAKAISTLTNSGYTAFQISAWRPSAHILVFTSNKRILTQLSLLWGVTAFYYDRFVSTDETIEDVNAIACKKGYLEVGDMLISLAAMPIQEKGMVNTLRVTEIESCSF from the coding sequence TTGATGTCAAACAAGAAAACAAAAATAGTAGCGACCTTAGGTCCTGCAACAAGCACAAAAGAAGTATTGAAAGCGATGCTAGATGAAGGTGCAAATGTATTTAGAATTAACTTCTCACATGCCGATTATGCAGCCGTTGAAGAGCGCATAAAAATGATAAGAGAACTCAATGAGGAGTTTGGCTATAATGCGTCTATTTTAGGTGATTTACAAGGACCAAAATTACGTGTCGGCACCATGAAAGGTGAAGTGATTGTGAATGAAGGCGACGAAATTATTTTCGCTACAGGAAAGCGTTTCGAGGGTACAAAAGAACGTGTTTACATGACTTACGACAAGTTTCCTCAAGATGCGCAGCCTGGAGAACGTATTTTATTAGATGACGGAAAATTGATTTTTGAAGTCGTTTCTACAGATAAAAAATCTGAAGTTAAAGCTAGAGTGATACAAGGTGGACCATTAAAATCCAAAAAGGGGGTAAACTTACCGAACACTAATATTTCTCAACCAGCATTAACTGAAAAGGATGTCGAAGATGCTATTTTTGCATGTAAACAAAAAGTAGATTGGATAGCCTTGTCTTTTGTGCGTCATGCAGAAGATTTAATGGAGCTTGAACAGTTAATAAGTGAACATAGCGACCATAAAATTCCTATTATTGCAAAGATTGAAAAGCCAGAAGCGGTTGAGAATATCGATAAAATTGTGGCGTACTGTGATGGTTTGATGGTAGCTCGTGGTGATTTGGGCGTTGAAATTCCTGCTGAGGAAGTGCCGTTGATTCAAAAGCAATTGGTGCTTAGAGCAAAACGAGCTAGAATTCCTGTAATTATCGCTACCCAAATGATGGAAACCATGATTACAAGTTTAACACCAACACGTGCTGAGGTAAACGATGTTGCCAATTCTGTAATGGATGGAGCAGATGCTGTAATGCTATCTGGTGAAACCTCTGTTGGGCAATATCCTGTTCAAGTGATTCGTCAAATGGCAAATATAATTCGTAGTGTTGAAGATTCGCCTTTGATTGAAGTGCCGCAATCGCCACCACACATTAGAACTAAGCGTTATATCACAAAGGCGATTTGTTACCATGCCGCCAATATGGCGAATGAGATAAATGCAAAGGCGATATCCACATTAACCAATAGTGGTTATACGGCCTTTCAGATTTCGGCTTGGAGACCCTCTGCACATATTTTAGTATTTACGTCAAATAAACGTATTTTGACCCAATTAAGTTTGCTTTGGGGAGTTACAGCATTCTATTATGACAGATTTGTAAGTACGGACGAAACCATTGAAGATGTAAATGCCATTGCATGTAAAAAAGGCTATTTAGAAGTTGGTGATATGTTGATTAGTTTAGCGGCAATGCCAATTCAAGAAAAAGGAATGGTCAATACGTTGCGGGTTACTGAGATAGAGAGTTGTAGTTTTTAG
- a CDS encoding type II toxin-antitoxin system RelE/ParE family toxin, with the protein MGFEIELSHFSKIDLKEARDYYFVISPVVLKRFDNELSETMERIAINPQHFQNRYRNIKIVFTKEFPFGIHYLVDGNTVYIQRILHQKRYYQ; encoded by the coding sequence ATGGGATTTGAAATTGAATTAAGTCATTTCTCAAAAATTGATTTAAAAGAAGCACGTGATTATTATTTTGTGATATCTCCAGTTGTATTAAAACGGTTTGATAATGAGTTATCTGAAACAATGGAAAGAATTGCCATAAACCCTCAACATTTTCAAAATCGTTATCGCAACATAAAAATTGTGTTTACTAAAGAATTCCCTTTTGGTATTCATTATTTGGTTGACGGAAACACAGTTTATATTCAAAGAATCCTACATCAAAAACGATATTATCAATAA
- the rnc gene encoding ribonuclease III encodes MSFIRNILNSRSHENGDFFLQLKKILGFKPKTISIYIKAFTHRSMNIKDDKGNVINYERLEFVGDAILGSVIAAYLFEKVPHGDEGYLTKMRSKVVSREHLNKLGKELGLIDFVESKIPKSNFGDNIHGNLFEALVGAIYLDKGYSFCEKFVYKRVINPHVDIEALEGKVISYKSLLIEWCQKEKNTFDYQVYEDTGNDELKHFSVKLSINDKVVSKARATSKKKAEEKASKRAFFAFQNEITRLH; translated from the coding sequence ATGAGCTTCATTCGTAACATATTAAATTCCCGCTCTCATGAGAACGGGGATTTTTTTTTGCAACTCAAAAAAATTCTGGGGTTTAAGCCCAAAACAATATCAATTTACATTAAGGCCTTTACACATCGTTCCATGAATATAAAGGACGATAAAGGCAATGTTATTAACTACGAGCGCCTAGAATTTGTTGGTGACGCCATTCTTGGTTCTGTAATTGCTGCCTACTTATTTGAAAAAGTGCCACATGGTGATGAAGGTTATCTTACAAAAATGCGTTCTAAAGTGGTCAGTAGGGAACATCTTAATAAGTTAGGTAAAGAACTGGGTCTTATTGATTTTGTAGAAAGTAAAATTCCGAAGTCAAATTTTGGAGACAATATTCATGGCAATCTTTTTGAAGCTTTAGTTGGTGCTATTTATTTAGATAAAGGTTACAGTTTCTGCGAAAAATTCGTCTATAAACGTGTTATAAATCCGCATGTGGATATTGAAGCTTTAGAAGGAAAAGTAATTAGTTACAAGAGTTTACTGATAGAGTGGTGCCAAAAGGAGAAAAATACATTTGATTATCAAGTCTATGAAGATACTGGTAATGACGAGCTAAAACATTTCTCTGTAAAGTTGTCCATTAATGACAAAGTGGTTTCAAAAGCAAGAGCGACTTCAAAGAAAAAGGCCGAAGAAAAAGCGTCAAAACGTGCTTTTTTTGCCTTTCAAAATGAAATAACAAGACTACATTAA
- the fabF gene encoding beta-ketoacyl-ACP synthase II, translating into MELKRVVVTGLGALTPIGNTKDEYWDALVSGKSGAATVTHFDPEKFKTQFACEVKNFEVTDFIDRKLAKRMDKFSQYAMVASDEAIVDSKLDLDALNKLRVGVIWGAGIGGLETFQEEVLNYAAGDGTPRFNPFFIPKMIADIAPGNISIKYGFMGPNYTTVSACASSANSMIDALNTIRLGHCDVIITGGSEAAVTIAGMGGFNAMHAMSTRNDDPKTASRPFDANRDGFVLGEGAGAIVLEEYEHAKARGAKIYAEVVGGGLSSDAYHMTAPHPDGIGVVAVMKNCLENAGLNPEDVDHINTHGTSTPLGDVAELKAISEVFGKHAKNININSTKSMTGHLLGAAGAIEAIASILAMEHGIVPPTINHETADENIDPELNLTLNKAQKRDIKVAMSNTFGFGGHNACVLFKKLD; encoded by the coding sequence ATGGAATTAAAGCGAGTCGTAGTAACGGGTTTAGGTGCACTTACGCCAATAGGTAATACCAAAGATGAATATTGGGATGCTCTTGTTAGTGGAAAAAGTGGTGCTGCAACTGTCACACATTTTGATCCGGAAAAGTTCAAAACACAATTCGCTTGCGAAGTAAAAAACTTTGAAGTTACTGACTTTATTGATAGGAAATTAGCGAAGCGAATGGATAAGTTTTCGCAGTATGCAATGGTCGCTTCTGATGAAGCTATTGTAGACTCAAAACTAGATCTTGATGCCTTAAACAAATTGAGGGTCGGAGTGATTTGGGGAGCTGGTATTGGTGGTTTAGAAACGTTTCAAGAAGAAGTGTTAAACTATGCTGCTGGTGACGGAACACCTCGTTTTAATCCGTTCTTCATTCCAAAAATGATTGCTGATATAGCACCTGGAAACATATCTATTAAATATGGTTTTATGGGTCCTAACTATACCACAGTATCTGCATGTGCTTCCTCTGCAAATTCAATGATCGATGCCTTAAACACTATACGTTTAGGTCATTGCGACGTGATTATTACAGGTGGAAGTGAAGCTGCAGTAACTATTGCTGGTATGGGTGGATTCAATGCTATGCATGCGATGAGTACTCGTAACGATGATCCAAAAACAGCCTCTAGACCATTTGATGCTAACCGTGACGGTTTTGTGTTAGGTGAAGGTGCTGGCGCGATTGTTTTGGAGGAGTATGAACACGCTAAAGCAAGAGGTGCTAAAATCTACGCAGAAGTCGTAGGTGGAGGTTTATCTTCGGACGCGTATCATATGACAGCGCCACATCCTGATGGGATAGGTGTTGTTGCAGTGATGAAAAACTGTTTGGAAAATGCTGGTTTAAATCCGGAAGATGTAGATCATATTAATACACACGGTACATCGACACCTTTAGGTGATGTTGCCGAGTTAAAAGCTATATCTGAAGTATTTGGCAAACACGCTAAAAACATAAATATTAATTCCACTAAATCTATGACTGGTCACTTGTTGGGTGCTGCTGGAGCTATTGAGGCAATTGCTTCAATATTGGCGATGGAGCATGGTATAGTACCACCAACAATAAACCATGAAACGGCTGACGAAAACATAGATCCAGAATTAAATTTAACGCTCAATAAAGCTCAGAAACGAGATATTAAAGTCGCAATGAGTAATACCTTTGGATTTGGCGGTCACAACGCTTGTGTATTATTTAAAAAACTAGATTAA
- a CDS encoding acyl carrier protein — protein sequence MSDIASRVKAIIVDKLGVDENEVVTEASFTNDLGADSLDTVELIMEFEKEFDIQIPDDQAENIATVGQAVSYIEEAK from the coding sequence ATGTCAGACATTGCATCACGAGTAAAAGCGATTATCGTAGATAAATTAGGTGTTGATGAAAACGAAGTTGTAACTGAAGCTAGCTTCACTAACGATTTAGGAGCGGATTCATTAGATACTGTAGAATTAATAATGGAATTTGAAAAAGAATTCGATATTCAAATCCCAGACGATCAAGCTGAGAACATTGCAACAGTTGGTCAGGCTGTTTCTTATATAGAAGAAGCAAAATAA
- a CDS encoding AAA family ATPase, with translation MPYLKTLNINTDRTHPFPYDIPAIKHAKHLDFSNKISFLVGENGSGKSTLLEAIACRLQLPHMDGVGYSKNSFDGAKTLLPYLELTWQIERSVGFFFRAEDFGDYLNSVHRVGTTIEYQMGDIGEDIPSQIIKDMKDSANYQLRRMRQNYGQELDAFSHGEAYLHIMNEMINSRGIYLLDEPEAALSPAKQLTLISFLNQHLKIHNSQFIISTHSPLLMAYPDATIYEITPHSMEKTNLEDTEHYMVMKSFLNNPDAYLRHL, from the coding sequence TTGCCATACCTAAAAACCCTAAATATCAATACCGATCGTACGCATCCATTTCCGTACGATATTCCTGCCATTAAACATGCTAAGCATCTAGATTTCTCTAACAAAATCAGTTTTCTGGTGGGCGAAAATGGCTCTGGTAAGTCCACCCTTTTAGAAGCTATTGCCTGCAGATTGCAATTGCCGCACATGGATGGTGTTGGCTATTCTAAAAACAGTTTCGATGGCGCAAAAACCTTATTGCCATATTTAGAATTAACTTGGCAAATTGAACGTTCGGTCGGTTTCTTTTTTAGGGCTGAAGATTTTGGGGATTATCTCAACAGCGTGCATCGTGTTGGTACCACAATTGAATACCAAATGGGAGATATTGGAGAGGACATCCCTAGCCAAATTATTAAAGACATGAAAGATAGCGCCAATTATCAATTACGGAGAATGCGCCAAAATTATGGACAAGAACTCGATGCGTTTTCGCATGGCGAAGCTTATCTTCATATTATGAATGAAATGATCAACTCCAGAGGCATTTACCTATTGGATGAACCTGAAGCAGCGTTGTCGCCTGCAAAGCAATTAACCCTTATTTCGTTTTTGAACCAACATTTAAAAATACATAATTCACAATTTATTATTTCCACGCATTCACCACTGTTGATGGCTTATCCTGATGCAACAATTTATGAAATCACACCGCATAGCATGGAAAAAACCAATTTAGAAGATACAGAACATTATATGGTTATGAAGTCTTTTTTGAATAATCCAGACGCTTATTTAAGGCATCTTTAA
- a CDS encoding IPExxxVDY family protein yields MALHKLQVDDFYDDSFKLIAIHCRLEDYRLAYLLNKHLGLKLERNDKDIDLKYLESSYSIFEWDNETEYVVWNLISNMCKKEEDGLSSTGTLFNESEKVLKTFNLISEFKKVDYFIKISDEIQNVNEKLIVNKLQAIPQIITSYTVDPLKIKSKDHLIF; encoded by the coding sequence ATGGCTTTACACAAACTTCAGGTTGATGATTTTTATGATGATTCCTTTAAGCTAATTGCGATACATTGTAGATTAGAAGATTATCGATTGGCCTATTTGCTAAACAAACATTTAGGGCTTAAGTTAGAACGTAATGATAAGGACATAGACTTAAAATATTTAGAGTCATCTTACAGTATTTTTGAATGGGATAATGAGACCGAATACGTGGTTTGGAATTTAATTTCCAACATGTGCAAGAAAGAAGAGGATGGTTTATCCAGTACAGGAACTTTATTTAACGAGAGTGAGAAAGTACTGAAAACATTCAATTTAATATCTGAATTCAAAAAAGTGGATTATTTCATTAAGATTTCAGACGAAATACAGAATGTAAATGAAAAACTTATCGTAAATAAATTACAAGCCATTCCACAAATAATTACAAGTTATACGGTAGATCCGTTAAAAATAAAGTCGAAAGACCATTTAATTTTTTGA